A window of the Pelagicoccus enzymogenes genome harbors these coding sequences:
- a CDS encoding protein-disulfide reductase DsbD family protein: MNLFFRVKLLLACAFLLSATLNAQLSYSVGPVDTGEVEAELVADVAAIRPGQEFQLALRLKMDPHWHVYWINPGDVGFRPEVEWELPEGFEVGPLEFPVPERIPFEPLVSYGYEGEIFLIAKAKAPESLQAGREVRINAAANWLVCEEACIPGNANLAIELPVTDSGETLAPAEYADEIAQTREALPVEAEGGKVAVEDLGDTLVFNLQWDGLQGAELEEPYFYVEQESVSNSAKAQSFDLVGNLLRVAVPKADYFEQVESGYTGLLYSKNGFDSAGGVQAVRFSVQSDLAALGATPAKLSEGAGFEIGFGQALLYAFLGGMILNLMPCVFPVLSIKVLGFVQQSGEDKGKVLQHGLAFTVGVLVSFWVLAGTLIALRSAGESLGWGFQLQQPEFVVVMLVVMFLFGLSMAGVFEMGTSAISLQGKVKGEGFGGSFFSGVIATAVATPCTGPFMGQALGYALTLSAFQSLTVFTFLALGMATPYLVLSANPALINKLPRPGAWMETFKQVMSFPMFATCIWLIWLLGAHMGNDGLLFVLGGLLVVSIGAWIYGRWSTPARKKATRRLASGLALLTVAGGIWMMMPKHMDASEEKIAWQAYSPALVEELSASGKPVFVDFTADWCLTCKANEVRLFGSDKVLEEIEKRGVQLVQGDWTKKDAVITEALAKYGRSSVPLYLLYDGKPGSEPKVLPQVLSPDAFLESLDEI, translated from the coding sequence ATGAACCTATTTTTTCGAGTAAAGCTCTTACTGGCCTGCGCCTTTTTACTGAGCGCGACCCTGAATGCTCAACTCTCCTACAGCGTGGGACCGGTCGACACTGGCGAGGTCGAAGCTGAACTCGTCGCAGACGTGGCGGCGATCCGCCCAGGACAGGAGTTCCAGCTGGCTTTGCGCCTGAAGATGGACCCGCACTGGCACGTCTATTGGATCAATCCTGGCGACGTTGGCTTTAGGCCGGAAGTGGAATGGGAATTGCCGGAAGGCTTCGAGGTGGGGCCGTTGGAGTTTCCGGTGCCGGAACGCATTCCTTTCGAGCCGTTGGTGTCGTACGGCTACGAAGGCGAGATCTTTCTAATCGCCAAGGCCAAGGCTCCGGAGTCCTTGCAAGCGGGCCGGGAGGTCCGGATCAACGCGGCTGCTAACTGGCTGGTTTGCGAGGAAGCCTGCATCCCGGGGAATGCCAATTTGGCTATCGAGTTGCCGGTGACGGATTCGGGAGAGACGCTGGCTCCGGCGGAGTACGCGGACGAAATCGCCCAGACGCGGGAGGCCTTGCCGGTGGAGGCCGAGGGCGGAAAAGTCGCGGTTGAGGACTTGGGCGACACGCTGGTCTTCAACCTGCAGTGGGACGGCTTGCAGGGGGCGGAGCTCGAAGAGCCTTACTTTTACGTCGAGCAGGAGTCGGTTTCGAATTCGGCCAAGGCCCAAAGCTTCGACTTGGTGGGCAATCTGCTGCGCGTGGCGGTTCCGAAGGCAGATTACTTCGAACAGGTGGAATCTGGATACACAGGACTGTTGTATTCGAAAAATGGATTCGATTCGGCGGGTGGCGTGCAGGCGGTTCGGTTTTCGGTTCAAAGCGACCTTGCGGCTTTGGGAGCTACGCCCGCGAAGTTGAGCGAGGGGGCCGGGTTCGAGATCGGGTTTGGCCAAGCTTTGCTGTACGCCTTCCTGGGTGGTATGATCCTTAACCTGATGCCCTGCGTTTTTCCGGTGCTCTCGATAAAGGTTCTGGGATTCGTGCAGCAGTCCGGCGAAGACAAGGGCAAGGTTCTGCAGCACGGACTCGCGTTCACAGTGGGGGTGCTGGTTTCCTTCTGGGTTCTCGCGGGAACTTTGATTGCCCTTCGATCGGCAGGCGAAAGTTTAGGCTGGGGCTTCCAGTTGCAGCAACCGGAGTTCGTGGTCGTGATGCTGGTGGTTATGTTCCTCTTCGGCCTGAGCATGGCGGGCGTTTTCGAGATGGGGACTTCGGCGATTAGCTTGCAGGGCAAGGTTAAGGGCGAAGGTTTTGGAGGGTCGTTTTTCTCGGGAGTGATCGCAACAGCGGTTGCGACTCCCTGTACCGGACCTTTCATGGGGCAAGCTCTCGGCTATGCGTTGACGCTTTCCGCCTTTCAGTCCCTCACTGTATTCACATTTCTGGCACTGGGAATGGCGACCCCCTATCTGGTCTTGTCGGCGAATCCGGCATTGATCAACAAGTTGCCTCGTCCGGGAGCTTGGATGGAGACGTTCAAGCAAGTGATGTCCTTTCCCATGTTCGCGACATGCATTTGGCTGATTTGGTTGCTGGGGGCCCACATGGGCAACGACGGCTTGCTCTTTGTTCTAGGGGGGCTTCTGGTCGTCTCGATAGGGGCTTGGATCTACGGACGCTGGTCCACGCCGGCCCGCAAGAAGGCGACCCGACGGTTGGCCTCGGGCCTTGCTCTCTTAACGGTTGCAGGCGGCATCTGGATGATGATGCCCAAGCACATGGATGCCAGCGAGGAGAAGATTGCCTGGCAGGCGTATTCGCCCGCTCTGGTGGAAGAATTGAGCGCGTCGGGCAAGCCGGTCTTCGTCGATTTTACCGCTGACTGGTGCCTGACTTGCAAGGCGAACGAGGTGCGCCTCTTCGGTTCGGACAAGGTGTTGGAGGAGATCGAGAAGCGAGGCGTCCAGCTGGTTCAGGGAGATTGGACCAAGAAGGACGCAGTGATCACCGAAGCCTTGGCTAAGTACGGTCGCTCCAGCGTGCCGCTCTACTTGTTGTACGACGGGAAGCCAGGGTCTGAACCGAAGGTCTTACCCCAAGTCCTGAGCCCAGATGCTTTTTTGGAATCGCTCGACGAAATCTAA
- the fabV gene encoding enoyl-ACP reductase FabV codes for MIVQPRIKGFICITAHPTGCAANVKEQIDYVKSQPAVENGPKNVLVVGASQGYGLASRISAAFGSGANTLGVFFERPSERGRCASAGWYNSVAFEKEAKAAGLYAKSLNGDAFSDELKAQAIERIKEDMGGKIDLLVYSIGAPRRTDPKTGEVYKSAIKPIGKPFSNKYLDTDKKTIQVATLEPGTEEEIQGTVKVMGGEDWELWIDALTEAGVLAEGFKTVAYDYIGPKFTWPIYKDGALGQAKLDVRRAKAAINEKVASIGGKAYVSVNKALVTQSSSAIPGVNLYITALYKVMKEKGNHEGCIEQMYRLFSDRLYNGGEVPTDDLDLIRLDDWEMQPEIQDEIAENWPKIETDTIDQYTDFEGYQDEFLKLFGFGVKGVDYDADVEIDINFE; via the coding sequence ATGATTGTACAACCGAGAATCAAAGGCTTCATCTGCATCACAGCCCACCCGACCGGCTGCGCCGCTAACGTCAAAGAGCAAATCGACTACGTCAAAAGCCAGCCCGCCGTCGAGAACGGCCCCAAGAACGTGCTGGTGGTCGGCGCCTCCCAAGGCTACGGCCTCGCCTCCCGCATCTCCGCCGCCTTCGGTTCCGGCGCCAACACCCTCGGCGTCTTCTTCGAGCGCCCCTCCGAGCGCGGCCGCTGCGCCTCCGCCGGTTGGTACAACTCCGTCGCCTTCGAGAAGGAAGCCAAAGCAGCCGGCCTCTACGCCAAGTCCCTCAACGGCGACGCCTTCTCCGACGAGCTCAAGGCCCAAGCCATCGAGCGCATCAAGGAAGACATGGGCGGCAAGATCGACCTGCTCGTCTACTCCATCGGCGCCCCTCGCCGTACCGACCCCAAGACCGGCGAGGTCTACAAGTCAGCCATCAAGCCCATCGGCAAGCCCTTCTCCAACAAGTACCTCGATACCGACAAGAAGACCATCCAAGTCGCCACCCTCGAACCCGGCACCGAAGAGGAAATCCAAGGCACCGTGAAGGTAATGGGCGGCGAAGACTGGGAGCTCTGGATCGACGCCCTCACCGAAGCCGGCGTACTTGCCGAGGGCTTCAAGACAGTCGCCTACGACTACATCGGACCCAAATTCACCTGGCCGATCTACAAGGACGGCGCCCTCGGGCAAGCCAAGCTCGACGTGCGCCGCGCCAAGGCTGCCATCAACGAGAAGGTAGCCTCCATCGGCGGCAAAGCCTACGTCTCGGTCAACAAGGCCCTCGTCACCCAATCCTCCTCCGCCATCCCCGGCGTCAACCTCTACATTACGGCCCTCTACAAGGTCATGAAGGAAAAGGGCAACCACGAGGGCTGCATCGAGCAAATGTACCGCCTCTTCTCCGACCGCCTCTACAACGGCGGCGAGGTTCCCACCGACGATCTCGATCTCATCCGCCTCGACGATTGGGAAATGCAGCCAGAGATCCAAGACGAGATCGCGGAAAACTGGCCCAAGATCGAAACCGATACCATCGACCAGTACACCGATTTCGAAGGCTACCAGGACGAGTTCCTCAAGCTCTTCGGCTTCGGAGTCAAGGGCGTCGACTACGACGCCGACGTCGAAATCGACATCAACTTCGAATAG
- the dtd gene encoding D-aminoacyl-tRNA deacylase: protein MKAVIQRVTRASVTIGGKLHSSIGPGSLVLLGIHKDDTAEDVEWIARKIANLRIFEDPEGRMNQSLADIDGELLVISQFTLIASNKKGNRPSFNDAAPPEKGKADYEAVCQALNQITGKNVQTGVFAADMKVDLLNDGPVTILFDTRNKE, encoded by the coding sequence ATGAAAGCCGTCATCCAACGCGTCACTCGGGCCTCCGTCACCATCGGCGGAAAACTGCACTCGTCCATCGGTCCCGGTTCCCTCGTCCTTCTCGGTATCCACAAGGACGATACCGCTGAGGACGTCGAATGGATCGCACGCAAGATCGCCAACCTACGCATCTTCGAGGACCCCGAAGGCCGCATGAACCAATCCCTCGCCGACATCGACGGCGAGCTGCTCGTCATCAGCCAATTCACCCTCATCGCCTCCAACAAGAAAGGCAACCGCCCCAGCTTCAACGACGCCGCTCCGCCCGAGAAAGGAAAGGCCGACTACGAAGCCGTTTGCCAAGCCCTGAATCAAATCACCGGCAAAAACGTACAAACAGGAGTCTTCGCCGCCGACATGAAAGTAGACCTCCTCAACGACGGCCCCGTCACCATCCTCTTCGACACCCGAAACAAAGAATAA
- a CDS encoding DUF5069 domain-containing protein, protein MKLRLPTEKLADVYHLARFIDKVRLQQAEKLPEDYQSSYCNPAGLDGLFFKAFQMEAKTLVQKIASSRDDQEIAEWFRSQTSSEQREKWNAFAVDLGRPGTALGERFKQVRAVKYPDLPDDWEGTVFEAIAHDERA, encoded by the coding sequence ATGAAACTCCGACTCCCTACCGAAAAACTCGCCGACGTCTACCACCTCGCCCGCTTCATCGACAAAGTCCGCCTGCAACAGGCCGAGAAGCTGCCCGAGGACTACCAATCTTCCTACTGCAATCCAGCGGGACTCGACGGGCTCTTCTTCAAGGCTTTCCAGATGGAAGCCAAAACACTTGTGCAAAAGATCGCTTCCTCCCGGGACGATCAGGAAATCGCGGAATGGTTCAGGTCCCAAACCTCCTCGGAGCAACGCGAAAAATGGAATGCATTCGCCGTCGACCTCGGACGACCGGGCACCGCCCTCGGCGAACGTTTCAAGCAAGTCCGAGCCGTCAAGTATCCAGATCTGCCCGACGACTGGGAAGGC